Proteins encoded by one window of Paenibacillus urinalis:
- a CDS encoding CxxH/CxxC protein: MYTVCKEHVEHAIDLFVDEFEDAPDIVDLKETEFSDWDPPVKCSECDNNAEFLVV; the protein is encoded by the coding sequence ATGTACACCGTATGTAAAGAGCATGTGGAGCATGCCATTGATTTGTTCGTCGATGAGTTCGAGGACGCACCGGATATTGTCGATCTGAAGGAAACCGAATTCTCGGATTGGGATCCGCCGGTGAAATGCTCCGAATGCGACAACAATGCGGAATTTCTGGTCGTGTAG
- a CDS encoding YycH family regulatory protein, which translates to MKERFKTIVLAILITASLFQSYFLIYRLPGSYSVVTSESNYIKTENMGQEQRIENLIFPDHMVIHMGEDRHTLFYPESTFYQLIYSRLAGRSFGEFQRQSVSSENWNELKKENPGIELSFDGGMPVALLQRVMQLGSDPLFEAETINKIWIYTDSDDKARALFFSSQGDVVYEAADVDLTVQDIKQHVDFGAGWTPYRLTSEGYYLPEEALEMVQVELGTQQYTVEQMQRSLFFDPSMTRNIQEKDGSEIYTDSKRSLQVNFNQRWISYNDPAAVQASEGDRTKDTLAAIDFVNQHGAFNGTSRMEIDSDGDSTEVHLFPYYESYPVLDLPEYGYEHMRLEVQKELVSTYERSLLYLDEAEEISKEMVQLPFGEELAEQIKAAAGDQQVIRLNPAYQPVVSESGMKLVPVWEITLASGQVSTIPSS; encoded by the coding sequence ATGAAGGAAAGATTCAAGACGATCGTGCTCGCGATCTTGATCACCGCAAGCTTGTTCCAGAGCTATTTTCTCATCTATCGGCTGCCGGGCAGCTATTCGGTTGTTACGAGCGAATCCAATTACATCAAGACCGAGAATATGGGTCAGGAGCAGCGAATCGAGAACTTAATCTTCCCTGATCATATGGTGATTCACATGGGTGAAGACCGGCATACACTCTTCTATCCGGAATCGACCTTCTATCAGCTGATCTACTCGCGTCTAGCGGGGCGCAGCTTCGGAGAATTCCAGAGACAGAGTGTGAGCTCGGAGAACTGGAATGAGCTGAAGAAAGAGAATCCGGGAATTGAGCTGTCTTTTGACGGGGGAATGCCGGTTGCGCTGCTGCAAAGAGTGATGCAGCTCGGCAGTGATCCATTATTTGAGGCCGAGACGATCAATAAAATATGGATATATACAGACAGTGATGACAAGGCACGTGCCTTGTTCTTTAGTTCACAGGGCGATGTGGTGTATGAAGCTGCCGATGTGGATCTTACAGTGCAGGATATCAAGCAGCATGTTGACTTTGGAGCAGGCTGGACTCCTTATAGGCTGACCAGTGAAGGATATTATCTTCCGGAGGAAGCGCTGGAGATGGTTCAGGTCGAGCTGGGTACCCAGCAGTACACGGTGGAGCAGATGCAGCGAAGCCTATTCTTCGATCCCAGCATGACACGGAACATCCAGGAGAAGGATGGATCTGAAATCTATACGGACAGCAAGCGCAGTCTGCAGGTGAACTTCAATCAGCGCTGGATCAGCTATAATGATCCGGCAGCCGTGCAGGCGAGTGAGGGCGATCGGACGAAGGATACCCTTGCGGCAATTGATTTTGTTAATCAGCATGGGGCGTTCAATGGTACGTCCCGGATGGAAATTGATTCCGACGGAGACAGCACGGAGGTCCATCTGTTCCCCTATTACGAGAGTTATCCGGTGCTCGATCTGCCGGAGTACGGATATGAGCATATGCGACTCGAGGTTCAGAAGGAGCTCGTATCCACGTATGAGCGTTCACTGCTGTATCTTGATGAAGCTGAAGAGATCAGCAAGGAGATGGTACAGCTTCCTTTTGGGGAAGAGCTGGCTGAACAGATCAAGGCGGCAGCAGGAGACCAGCAGGTTATCCGGCTGAATCCAGCTTATCAGCCGGTCGTTTCAGAGTCCGGCATGAAGCTGGTTCCGGTATGGGAAATCACGCTGGCCAGCGGTCAGGTGAGTACTATTCCATCTTCTTGA
- a CDS encoding S1C family serine protease, which yields MGLFDDEFYSTKVSKRTGKSLGRVRFSRKKFWPKTVSSTSGSSSLSMLQVAIISSVISAVVSVGLFALVVMPGDAQTAFSGTSLRTAQGDPYERIITAGDKVRPAVVSIVSHREIDGSRIEDAALGSGVIFKIEGDTAYIMTNHHVVDSGDNLEAVTVDGVSKEAQLIGKDRISDIAVLSIDSKGINTTVEIGDSKQIRRGETVLAIGNPLGLGGTMTSGIVSYTNRMIPVSINQDGVYDWEQNVIQTDAAINEGNSGGALINMQGELIGINTMKIADMGVEGLGFAIPTEDVMKIVTDLMEDGKVSRPFLGVYTIDLSSSYAPLDEEQRKELKLPDSVEEGALVLESSGPAGEAGLKLNDVIVEFDGEPIQSTMDVRKYLYDKKKIGDEMVISYYRDGKLKEATVKLTDKPVE from the coding sequence ATGGGTTTGTTTGATGACGAATTTTATTCCACCAAAGTATCGAAACGGACCGGAAAATCATTAGGGCGGGTAAGGTTCAGCCGTAAGAAATTCTGGCCAAAAACAGTAAGCAGTACATCAGGGTCCTCCTCTCTTTCCATGCTTCAAGTAGCCATTATTAGCTCGGTGATTAGTGCAGTTGTCTCTGTCGGTCTATTTGCACTCGTTGTGATGCCAGGGGATGCTCAGACGGCTTTCTCCGGGACCTCACTCAGAACAGCGCAAGGTGACCCGTATGAACGCATTATTACTGCCGGTGACAAGGTAAGGCCTGCCGTGGTCAGTATTGTCAGCCATCGTGAGATCGACGGCTCCCGCATAGAGGATGCAGCTCTGGGATCAGGAGTCATCTTTAAGATTGAAGGCGATACCGCCTATATCATGACCAATCATCATGTTGTGGACAGTGGAGATAATCTGGAGGCTGTTACTGTGGATGGGGTATCCAAGGAGGCTCAGCTCATCGGCAAGGACCGAATCAGCGATATAGCCGTACTGTCCATTGACAGCAAAGGTATCAATACAACGGTTGAGATCGGTGACTCGAAGCAGATTCGCCGGGGAGAAACCGTACTTGCGATCGGTAATCCGCTGGGGCTTGGCGGTACGATGACTTCGGGGATTGTAAGCTATACGAACCGAATGATCCCTGTATCGATTAACCAGGACGGAGTATATGACTGGGAGCAGAATGTTATTCAGACCGATGCTGCCATCAATGAGGGCAACAGCGGCGGAGCGCTGATCAATATGCAGGGCGAGCTGATCGGGATCAATACGATGAAGATTGCAGACATGGGCGTCGAAGGCTTGGGCTTTGCGATTCCGACGGAAGATGTGATGAAGATTGTGACCGATCTGATGGAGGATGGCAAGGTATCGAGGCCTTTCCTCGGCGTGTACACGATAGATCTGTCGAGCTCCTATGCACCGCTTGACGAGGAGCAGCGCAAGGAGCTGAAGCTGCCTGATTCGGTAGAGGAAGGCGCTCTGGTGCTGGAGTCATCCGGACCAGCGGGCGAAGCGGGACTGAAGCTGAATGATGTCATCGTTGAATTTGACGGCGAGCCGATCCAATCGACGATGGATGTGCGAAAGTACCTGTACGATAAGAAGAAGATCGGGGATGAGATGGTCATCTCTTATTACCGGGATGGGAAGCTGAAGGAAGCAACCGTGAAGCTGACCGATAAACCGGTGGAATAA
- the yycF gene encoding response regulator YycF produces the protein MQGKILVVDDEQPIADILKFNLEKEGYEVICAFDGIQAVELALSDRPDLILLDLMLPGKDGMDVCREVRAQLETRIIMLTAKDSEIDKVLGLELGADDYVTKPFSTRELLARVKAQMRRQQKSETAAEPPQTEEEAQGLKLHDLYFDTDMYTAYRNGQALDLTHREYELLYYMAKNAGKVMTREHLLQAVWGFEYFGDVRTVDVTIRRLREKIEENPSKPETIVTRRGLGYLIRGSKNGVL, from the coding sequence ATGCAGGGAAAGATTCTAGTGGTCGATGACGAACAGCCGATTGCAGATATCCTGAAATTTAATTTAGAGAAAGAAGGATACGAGGTTATCTGTGCATTTGACGGTATTCAAGCAGTGGAGCTCGCTCTATCCGACAGACCGGATTTGATCCTGCTTGATCTGATGCTCCCCGGCAAGGATGGAATGGATGTATGCCGGGAAGTTCGAGCTCAGCTGGAAACCCGGATTATTATGCTCACAGCAAAGGACTCCGAGATTGATAAAGTGCTTGGGCTTGAGCTCGGAGCAGACGACTACGTGACGAAGCCGTTCAGCACACGTGAGCTGCTTGCAAGAGTCAAGGCACAGATGCGAAGACAGCAGAAGTCAGAGACAGCAGCAGAGCCTCCACAGACTGAGGAAGAAGCACAGGGACTGAAGCTGCACGATCTTTATTTTGATACAGATATGTATACCGCCTACAGGAATGGACAAGCTCTTGATCTTACGCATCGAGAGTATGAGCTGCTCTATTATATGGCGAAGAATGCAGGCAAGGTCATGACTAGGGAGCATTTGCTTCAGGCCGTATGGGGGTTTGAATACTTTGGCGATGTCCGCACAGTGGATGTGACGATCCGAAGGCTGCGGGAGAAGATTGAAGAGAATCCGAGCAAACCGGAAACGATTGTTACCCGCCGAGGACTGGGGTACTTGATTCGGGGATCGAAGAACGGGGTCTTGTAG
- the yycI gene encoding two-component system regulatory protein YycI codes for MDWGRAKNVLIYAFLLLNLVLGYQLWMDARESAGSSLDFTSLGESTQRLMEEKGIEILAPIPSETPAMPKLTYRYVNGSKAAKPIQLEEPIDSKLIFSEQEMEAALQPYIPNIAEYKLDPLANPDVLDRFILHPLAEQKWPLFHVDLALYYSNQKITAYELSPIEMSTFEEEQQVLPASKALGTLVELFLPDEAVVQDIELGYYGEEFNSDSQVAAPAWRFVLESGQQYYVQGISGEVISPKSDKP; via the coding sequence ATGGATTGGGGCCGTGCTAAGAATGTGTTAATCTATGCTTTTTTGCTGCTGAATCTGGTACTCGGATATCAGCTCTGGATGGATGCGCGGGAATCTGCAGGCTCAAGTCTGGACTTCACCTCGCTGGGAGAGAGCACACAGCGGCTCATGGAAGAGAAGGGAATCGAAATTCTCGCTCCCATTCCAAGTGAAACACCTGCCATGCCCAAACTAACCTATCGGTATGTGAATGGAAGCAAGGCAGCCAAACCGATTCAGCTGGAAGAGCCGATTGACAGCAAGCTGATCTTCTCTGAGCAGGAGATGGAAGCCGCGCTGCAGCCATATATTCCGAACATTGCGGAATATAAGCTTGATCCGCTGGCCAATCCGGACGTGCTCGATCGTTTCATCCTGCATCCGCTGGCTGAACAGAAGTGGCCATTGTTTCATGTGGACCTAGCGCTGTATTATTCCAATCAAAAAATAACGGCTTATGAGCTGTCACCAATTGAAATGTCGACATTTGAAGAAGAACAACAGGTGCTTCCGGCTTCGAAGGCGCTTGGCACATTGGTTGAACTATTCTTGCCCGATGAAGCCGTCGTTCAGGATATTGAACTCGGATATTATGGAGAGGAGTTCAACTCGGACAGCCAGGTCGCAGCCCCTGCATGGCGATTCGTGCTCGAGAGCGGGCAGCAGTATTATGTGCAGGGCATCAGCGGAGAGGTTATTAGTCCGAAGTCAGATAAACCGTAA
- the walK gene encoding cell wall metabolism sensor histidine kinase WalK, whose translation MKWTSYFRTVQAKLIIVYVLLILVAMQLIGVYFVSAMKTSLTSNFTEDLHARAEMLSVLVAEALVTGDSEGEEDSTENLGTLVNNLFNINGAEIQVLDASGRVLTTTLSSHNDYIGRKNTQTVVSRALQGIRDNEENIIDEDNVRKKVVAKPVSSGGKIVGAVYIAASMNELYTTMERINNIFISGVLIALGLTAVLGVILSHTITAPIKELTRKANAVAEGDFSTKMPVLGKDEIGQLSSTFNYMTSQLRTALSENEEEKDKLSSILANMSDGVIAIDELGRIILVNKRASMMLGRDEAAMSGRHFAVVLGLEVEEAETMLSGITASTLLQIQPSGQNDSVVIRVTFTPVQRRDQERTGAIIVLQDVTEQEELEASRREFVANVSHELRTPLTTIKSYAEALDDGAIEDPELGGRFVGVIQNETERMIRLVTDLLHLSRLDSNEAPLRKQPTVIMDVLDEVADRFSFQMQQKYMNVAVIVDQDVPEVPLDRDQIDQLLDNLVSNALKYSHEGGSVTLSATHMGDTVAISVEDTGIGIPKKDIDRIFERFYRVEKGRSRSMGGTGLGLSIAREIVKAHGGDIELESELGRGTKVTFTLPLEQEGSEL comes from the coding sequence ATGAAATGGACCTCTTATTTCCGCACGGTGCAGGCGAAGCTGATCATTGTATATGTGCTGCTTATTCTGGTGGCAATGCAGCTGATCGGGGTTTATTTTGTCAGTGCCATGAAGACCTCTCTCACGAGCAATTTCACAGAGGATTTGCATGCGCGAGCCGAAATGCTGTCTGTTCTGGTTGCTGAAGCGCTGGTTACAGGTGACAGTGAGGGAGAAGAGGACAGCACAGAGAATCTGGGCACGCTCGTCAACAATCTCTTTAACATCAACGGAGCCGAGATTCAGGTACTGGATGCAAGCGGACGGGTGCTGACGACGACGCTCAGCTCACATAATGATTATATCGGACGTAAGAATACGCAGACGGTGGTAAGCCGTGCGCTGCAAGGAATCCGTGATAATGAAGAAAACATTATTGATGAAGACAATGTCCGCAAAAAAGTCGTGGCTAAGCCCGTTTCGTCTGGGGGCAAAATCGTAGGTGCCGTGTATATCGCAGCATCGATGAATGAGCTGTATACGACGATGGAGCGGATTAATAACATATTTATCTCTGGGGTGCTGATCGCACTTGGCCTGACAGCTGTACTGGGCGTCATTCTGTCACACACCATCACGGCCCCTATCAAGGAGCTTACACGCAAGGCTAACGCTGTGGCAGAAGGCGATTTCAGCACCAAGATGCCTGTGCTCGGCAAGGATGAGATCGGACAGCTGAGCAGCACCTTTAACTATATGACGAGCCAGCTCAGAACGGCACTGTCCGAGAATGAAGAGGAGAAGGACAAGCTGTCTTCCATTCTGGCCAATATGAGTGACGGCGTAATCGCCATCGATGAGCTCGGCCGGATCATTCTGGTCAACAAACGGGCGAGCATGATGCTGGGCCGGGATGAAGCTGCGATGAGCGGCAGGCATTTTGCTGTCGTGCTCGGGCTTGAGGTTGAAGAAGCAGAGACGATGCTGAGCGGCATTACCGCGTCAACACTGCTTCAAATCCAGCCGTCCGGTCAGAACGATTCGGTAGTGATTCGGGTCACCTTCACACCGGTGCAGCGGCGCGATCAAGAGCGAACTGGAGCTATCATCGTGCTGCAGGATGTTACCGAGCAGGAGGAGCTGGAGGCCTCACGGCGAGAATTCGTGGCCAATGTATCTCATGAGCTGCGGACACCGCTGACGACGATTAAGAGCTACGCAGAAGCACTGGATGACGGAGCCATTGAGGATCCAGAGCTCGGAGGACGATTTGTTGGAGTTATTCAAAATGAAACCGAGCGTATGATTCGGCTTGTCACCGACCTGCTACATTTGTCCCGGCTTGATTCCAATGAAGCACCGCTGCGGAAGCAGCCGACCGTGATTATGGATGTGCTCGACGAGGTAGCCGACCGGTTCTCCTTCCAAATGCAGCAGAAGTATATGAATGTGGCGGTCATCGTGGACCAGGATGTACCGGAGGTGCCGCTGGACCGGGATCAGATCGACCAGCTGCTGGACAATCTGGTGTCCAATGCGCTGAAGTACTCGCATGAAGGCGGCAGCGTTACTTTATCCGCTACTCATATGGGAGATACGGTCGCTATATCCGTGGAAGATACCGGAATCGGCATACCGAAGAAGGATATCGACCGTATTTTTGAACGCTTCTATCGGGTTGAGAAAGGGAGATCGCGCAGCATGGGTGGAACGGGTCTTGGACTATCTATTGCACGTGAGATCGTCAAAGCCCATGGGGGAGACATTGAGCTGGAATCGGAGCTGGGCAGAGGGACGAAGGTCACCTTTACACTTCCGCTGGAGCAGGAAGGGAGTGAGCTGTAG
- a CDS encoding adenylosuccinate synthase codes for MSTVVVVGTQWGDEGKGKITDYLAESADVVARYQGGNNAGHTILIDGKKYKLSLIPSGVFYEDKKCVIGNGMVVNPAALLEEINYIHENGFSTKNLVISDRAHVIMPYHMVLDALEEDRKGPNKIGTTRKGIGPAYMDKAARNGIRIADLMDAEEFELKLRHMVKEKNQVIEQVYGAEALDVEEILQQYLEYAELIRPYVTDTSVVLNDAIDEDKKVLFEGAQGVMLDIDQGTYPYVTSSNPSAGGVCIGSGVGPSKISQVIGVAKSYTTRVGDGPFPTELNNEVGDYIREKGHEYGTVTGRARRVGWFDTVVVRHARRVSGITGLSLNSLDVLTGLDTVKICVGYKYRGEFITHYPASLKMLAECEAVYEEMPGWSEDITGAKTLEDLPETTRNYVNRVSELTGIPIAIFSVGRNREQTNQVLPIYV; via the coding sequence ATGTCAACAGTAGTCGTTGTGGGTACACAATGGGGAGACGAAGGCAAAGGCAAAATTACAGATTATCTTGCGGAAAGCGCCGATGTGGTGGCACGGTACCAGGGTGGTAACAATGCCGGTCATACTATTCTGATTGACGGTAAGAAATACAAGCTGAGCTTGATTCCATCCGGTGTTTTTTATGAGGATAAGAAGTGTGTCATCGGGAACGGTATGGTCGTCAATCCAGCCGCTCTATTGGAAGAGATCAATTATATTCATGAGAACGGCTTCTCCACGAAGAATCTGGTCATCAGTGACCGTGCTCATGTCATTATGCCATATCATATGGTGCTGGATGCACTTGAGGAAGATCGCAAGGGTCCTAATAAGATTGGAACGACACGTAAGGGAATCGGCCCTGCGTATATGGATAAAGCAGCCCGTAACGGTATCCGTATTGCTGACCTGATGGATGCTGAGGAGTTCGAATTGAAGCTTCGCCATATGGTGAAGGAGAAGAATCAAGTGATCGAGCAGGTGTACGGTGCAGAGGCGCTGGATGTAGAAGAGATTTTGCAACAGTATCTGGAGTACGCAGAACTCATTCGTCCATATGTAACGGATACTTCCGTTGTTCTTAACGATGCGATTGATGAAGACAAGAAAGTGCTCTTCGAGGGTGCACAAGGGGTTATGCTCGATATCGACCAAGGTACTTATCCGTATGTAACGTCCTCCAACCCGTCGGCTGGCGGCGTATGTATCGGTTCCGGGGTCGGCCCGTCGAAGATCAGTCAAGTGATCGGGGTTGCGAAATCCTACACAACACGTGTTGGAGATGGACCATTCCCAACTGAGCTGAATAATGAAGTAGGAGACTATATTCGTGAGAAAGGTCATGAGTATGGTACCGTAACTGGACGTGCTCGCCGGGTGGGCTGGTTTGATACGGTAGTGGTTCGTCATGCTAGACGTGTCAGCGGCATTACCGGATTGTCTCTGAACTCTCTTGATGTACTTACAGGTCTGGATACCGTTAAGATTTGCGTCGGATACAAGTATCGCGGTGAGTTCATCACTCATTATCCGGCAAGCCTCAAAATGCTGGCAGAATGTGAAGCTGTATATGAAGAAATGCCAGGCTGGAGCGAGGACATTACTGGAGCGAAGACGCTTGAGGATCTGCCAGAAACGACTCGTAATTATGTAAATCGTGTATCCGAGCTGACAGGTATTCCGATCGCGATCTTCTCGGTTGGACGTAATCGTGAGCAGACAAATCAAGTACTGCCAATCTATGTTTAA
- a CDS encoding SMI1/KNR4 family protein: MNEEEFFPALTIESLIDMLRKFSKDESKIYHLGVVVDYFFKLNPPAPSSEIAWIERECGLILPNEYKRFLMLVDGLRFGNAECAICSCKDVMDFYFVFEDFYPSNMLVIATAAGSYTHILLQVNEDGYKLFVTSAIGDDYMWLLSDDNILTFFDKFISTYGFPFWKVYKDESTAIMKFNVD; encoded by the coding sequence ATGAATGAAGAAGAATTTTTCCCAGCCTTAACCATTGAGTCTTTGATTGATATGCTCAGAAAGTTCAGCAAAGATGAATCGAAAATCTATCATTTGGGTGTTGTAGTCGATTATTTCTTTAAACTGAATCCGCCTGCTCCCAGCTCTGAAATAGCTTGGATTGAAAGAGAATGTGGATTAATTTTACCTAATGAGTATAAACGCTTCTTAATGCTTGTTGATGGACTACGATTTGGCAATGCAGAATGTGCAATTTGCTCATGTAAAGATGTAATGGATTTTTATTTTGTATTTGAGGATTTCTACCCGTCTAACATGCTAGTCATTGCTACTGCTGCAGGATCATATACACATATTTTGCTTCAGGTTAATGAAGATGGGTACAAGTTATTCGTAACCTCCGCTATAGGGGATGACTATATGTGGTTACTAAGTGATGATAATATATTGACCTTTTTTGATAAGTTTATTAGTACCTATGGCTTTCCTTTTTGGAAGGTGTACAAAGATGAAAGTACCGCGATAATGAAATTTAATGTAGATTAA
- a CDS encoding peptidoglycan DD-metalloendopeptidase family protein has translation MSSMKDNMKSSDNSLPKKELSKPRKWLLVTAAGLFVTMSAGFASETYVTANTIPYYNVYVKGEHIGAIKSENEIAKLYESKTEQLQQQYPDALMQLDISGVELKEEQAYKPEIDSEATLGKLNGLLTGYAEGVKLKIDGKMIGIVKDQKTADQVIQNVKNKYITAEEEAAQPASKIRTVAALSSNSSQGSEEEQVSLESVELEEQVVLTEVKTDPSKILSSEEAIERLTEGQEQETVYVVKEGDTLSYIAQHHNTTIAALKQLNPELEEDSLRIGDELTLVLPKPPLTVTTVETVVEEIETEPQVEIRETDELKSGVTKVVREGQTGLKQVEFRITKENGEVVKEEWLGQEVIEASVSKVVLQGTKVTGEGSGIFKWPVANATITSGFGERWGKQHKGIDLVGNRSITASDEGVVTFAGQQSGYGNVIIINHRNGYETVYGHLDSIGVKEGQIVDQGQSIGIMGNTGRSTGTHLHFEIKKNSVAQNPMKYLP, from the coding sequence ATGAGCAGTATGAAAGACAACATGAAGAGCTCTGACAACTCGTTACCGAAAAAGGAGTTATCTAAGCCACGCAAATGGCTTCTTGTAACGGCGGCAGGACTATTTGTTACCATGTCAGCAGGGTTTGCGAGTGAGACGTATGTAACTGCGAATACGATCCCTTATTACAATGTATATGTTAAGGGAGAGCATATCGGAGCGATCAAGAGCGAGAACGAAATTGCGAAGCTGTATGAGAGCAAGACAGAGCAGCTTCAGCAGCAATATCCAGATGCTCTTATGCAGCTGGACATCAGTGGTGTTGAGCTTAAGGAAGAGCAGGCATATAAGCCTGAGATCGACAGCGAAGCCACACTTGGTAAGCTGAACGGATTACTGACCGGTTATGCGGAAGGTGTTAAGCTTAAGATTGATGGTAAAATGATCGGAATTGTTAAAGACCAGAAAACAGCGGATCAAGTCATCCAGAATGTTAAAAATAAATATATTACAGCTGAGGAAGAAGCGGCTCAGCCGGCTTCCAAGATCAGAACGGTTGCTGCGCTATCTTCCAATAGCTCACAAGGTTCAGAGGAAGAGCAGGTCAGCCTTGAATCCGTCGAGCTTGAAGAGCAGGTCGTGCTTACTGAAGTGAAGACTGATCCGAGTAAGATCCTCTCCAGTGAGGAAGCCATCGAACGACTGACCGAGGGACAGGAGCAGGAGACGGTATATGTGGTGAAGGAGGGAGATACGCTGAGTTATATCGCCCAGCATCACAACACAACGATTGCTGCTCTCAAGCAGCTGAATCCTGAGCTTGAAGAAGACAGTCTACGGATCGGAGACGAGCTCACACTCGTGCTTCCTAAGCCTCCGCTTACGGTAACGACGGTCGAGACGGTTGTCGAAGAGATTGAGACTGAACCTCAGGTGGAGATTCGTGAGACAGACGAACTGAAGTCAGGTGTTACCAAGGTCGTACGGGAAGGTCAGACCGGGCTTAAGCAGGTCGAGTTTCGGATTACCAAAGAAAATGGTGAAGTCGTAAAAGAGGAATGGCTCGGCCAGGAAGTGATTGAGGCTTCGGTATCTAAAGTCGTTCTCCAGGGAACGAAAGTGACGGGTGAAGGCAGCGGTATCTTCAAGTGGCCTGTAGCCAATGCAACGATTACCAGCGGATTTGGTGAGCGCTGGGGCAAGCAGCACAAAGGAATTGATCTCGTGGGTAACCGATCCATTACCGCTTCTGATGAAGGTGTTGTGACCTTTGCAGGACAACAAAGCGGATATGGCAATGTCATTATTATTAATCATCGTAATGGATATGAAACGGTATATGGTCATCTGGACAGCATCGGTGTCAAAGAAGGACAGATTGTTGACCAAGGCCAAAGCATTGGGATAATGGGGAATACGGGACGCTCTACAGGTACACATCTTCACTTTGAAATCAAGAAGAATAGTGTAGCGCAAAATCCGATGAAATATCTCCCTTAA
- a CDS encoding DUF4181 domain-containing protein, translating to MLYYFLFSWSFEIERFEPIEKTTALKRIDIASAIILMALVMVSVYIMEQPNALLFFAFTLIHAYNAFKEWKLNRPSREYLRSLSLCIFSTAYTVTAFVVYH from the coding sequence GTGCTGTATTACTTTCTGTTCTCCTGGAGCTTTGAAATAGAAAGATTTGAGCCCATAGAGAAAACAACCGCCTTGAAGAGGATAGATATCGCAAGTGCGATAATTTTGATGGCTCTTGTCATGGTTAGCGTGTATATCATGGAACAGCCAAATGCCTTACTATTTTTCGCGTTTACCCTGATTCATGCCTATAATGCGTTTAAAGAATGGAAACTCAATCGACCCTCAAGAGAGTATTTACGCTCATTGTCACTATGTATCTTCAGTACTGCATACACCGTGACTGCCTTTGTCGTCTACCACTAA
- a CDS encoding MBL fold metallo-hydrolase, giving the protein MGIAFTVLSSGSTGNATVVRNDDTALLIDAGLSAKRIDELLLERDMLGSQLDGILVTHEHSDHIRGLGAVARKYNLPIYANTNTWKAMHKALGKIPEENIRIMESGEVREFESLRVESFGISHDAAEPVGYSFYDGKEKLSVATDLGYMSDKVRLAISDADVLVLESNHDIDMLRMGRYPWNTKRRIMSDLGHLSNEAAGAALSELLNGRTKRAYLAHLSRDHNMMELAKLTVRGAMEDRGCFYKDSEFQLCETYYDRPTPWDKVGSP; this is encoded by the coding sequence ATGGGGATCGCTTTTACCGTATTATCGAGCGGTTCGACAGGCAATGCGACTGTCGTGCGTAATGATGATACAGCTTTATTAATAGATGCTGGCCTAAGTGCCAAACGAATAGACGAGCTGCTGCTTGAACGGGACATGCTTGGGTCTCAGCTGGACGGAATCTTGGTAACGCATGAGCATTCCGACCACATTCGAGGACTAGGCGCAGTGGCACGCAAATATAATTTACCGATCTATGCTAACACGAATACTTGGAAGGCCATGCACAAGGCACTTGGCAAAATTCCGGAGGAGAACATCCGGATCATGGAGAGCGGAGAGGTCCGTGAGTTTGAGTCACTGCGTGTGGAATCCTTCGGGATCTCTCATGATGCAGCCGAGCCGGTGGGTTATTCATTTTATGATGGCAAGGAGAAGCTGAGTGTAGCCACCGATCTCGGTTATATGAGCGACAAGGTTAGACTTGCCATATCGGATGCAGATGTGCTCGTGCTCGAATCCAATCACGACATTGACATGCTTCGGATGGGACGGTACCCGTGGAATACGAAGCGCCGTATCATGAGTGATCTGGGACACTTGTCTAACGAAGCGGCAGGAGCAGCACTTAGTGAGCTGCTGAACGGCCGAACCAAACGAGCGTATTTAGCACATTTGAGCCGGGATCATAATATGATGGAGCTGGCGAAGTTGACCGTTCGCGGTGCGATGGAGGACCGGGGCTGCTTCTACAAGGATAGTGAATTTCAGCTGTGCGAGACGTATTATGACCGGCCTACACCGTGGGATAAGGTGGGCTCTCCATAA